One region of Roseicitreum antarcticum genomic DNA includes:
- a CDS encoding TetR/AcrR family transcriptional regulator codes for MTVKRNRMSPEARKTAILDAATRLLTVQPWENVTVAGIVAAAGISKGGFYHHFISREDVLLAVIQRLADDSVAAGQASLARLETDPVARYSNFLIQEARWELSHAGKIAAIVRMAKQDGNAPLLIRLKEESLRRNLPIVRALIGDGMAKSVFQVVDVGLTADLLLEVGRMRWPTFLRARQLALAGDRASGWQMIRERVRAEEGLTNRLLGLADRAVRFAPVDDYAPLLDPGCALP; via the coding sequence GTGACTGTCAAACGCAACCGGATGTCGCCTGAGGCCCGTAAGACGGCTATTTTGGACGCGGCGACCCGGCTCCTTACCGTGCAGCCGTGGGAAAATGTTACAGTCGCGGGGATCGTGGCGGCGGCGGGGATTTCCAAGGGCGGGTTCTACCACCACTTTATCTCGCGCGAAGATGTGCTGTTGGCTGTCATCCAGCGCCTGGCGGATGACAGCGTCGCCGCCGGTCAGGCCAGCCTTGCCCGCCTTGAAACTGACCCGGTCGCGCGATATTCAAACTTTTTGATCCAAGAGGCGCGGTGGGAGCTGTCGCATGCAGGCAAGATCGCCGCGATTGTTCGCATGGCGAAACAGGACGGTAATGCGCCGCTGCTGATCCGGCTGAAGGAAGAAAGCCTGCGCCGCAACCTGCCGATTGTCCGGGCGCTGATCGGCGACGGCATGGCAAAGTCGGTCTTCCAGGTCGTCGATGTGGGCCTGACGGCGGATCTGCTGCTGGAGGTCGGGCGCATGCGCTGGCCGACCTTTCTGCGTGCCCGCCAGCTCGCGCTGGCAGGGGACCGCGCGTCAGGCTGGCAGATGATCCGCGAAAGGGTGCGCGCCGAGGAGGGGCTGACCAACCGGCTGCTGGGGCTGGCGGACCGGGCGGTCCGGTTCGCGCCCGTGGATGACTACGCGCCTTTGCTCGATCCCGGATGCGCGCTGCCGTAA
- a CDS encoding ABC transporter substrate-binding protein — protein sequence MTTSKSRLLSATTAAALLLASPAAAETLVVSWWGFNGDKLNEFIVQPFQEQCECELVFETGNNADRLNRVQIRGGAGVDVIYLSDSFAQIGVEAGLFQPIDRSLVPNIDGLYEMAQNPHGEFGPAYTIGRVGIVYDAERVTAPITQWEDLWRDDLANALSLPGITTTAGPMVVMIAGEKAGTDAFEDADPAFAEIEALRSNVVTNYNTGSEMINLFSTGEISVSLAQDFALGQLQQAVPSIVWAELEDGDIATLNTVNIPTGAANVELAHEFINFILDPERQALLARNGVDAPVATAVDLTEEEAAQWTYGDGMIAGLQRIDYTQMNAAKTAWIDRWNEVFGM from the coding sequence ATGACCACCTCTAAATCCCGGCTTTTGTCTGCCACTACCGCTGCCGCCCTGCTGCTGGCAAGCCCGGCTGCCGCCGAGACGCTGGTTGTGTCCTGGTGGGGCTTCAACGGCGATAAGCTGAACGAATTCATCGTGCAGCCGTTCCAGGAGCAATGCGAGTGCGAACTGGTGTTTGAGACAGGCAACAACGCCGACCGCCTGAACCGCGTACAGATCCGTGGCGGGGCAGGGGTGGATGTCATCTACCTGTCCGACAGCTTTGCGCAGATCGGGGTCGAGGCGGGGCTGTTCCAGCCCATCGACCGTAGCCTGGTGCCCAATATCGACGGCCTTTATGAGATGGCGCAGAACCCGCATGGCGAATTTGGCCCGGCGTACACCATCGGCCGCGTCGGTATCGTCTATGATGCAGAGCGCGTCACCGCGCCGATCACGCAATGGGAAGACCTGTGGCGCGACGATCTGGCCAATGCGCTGTCGCTGCCCGGGATCACCACGACCGCAGGCCCCATGGTGGTGATGATCGCTGGCGAAAAGGCCGGGACCGATGCCTTCGAGGATGCCGACCCTGCCTTTGCCGAGATCGAGGCGCTGCGCAGCAATGTCGTGACGAATTACAACACCGGGTCCGAGATGATCAACCTGTTCTCCACCGGCGAGATATCGGTGTCGCTGGCGCAGGATTTCGCACTGGGGCAGCTTCAGCAGGCCGTGCCCTCGATTGTCTGGGCCGAACTGGAAGACGGCGACATCGCCACGTTGAACACGGTCAATATTCCCACCGGGGCGGCCAATGTCGAACTGGCGCATGAATTCATCAACTTCATCCTGGATCCTGAGCGTCAGGCGCTGCTTGCACGCAACGGCGTCGATGCGCCCGTGGCGACCGCAGTTGACTTGACTGAGGAAGAAGCCGCGCAATGGACCTATGGCGACGGCATGATCGCCGGGCTGCAACGCATCGATTACACCCAGATGAATGCCGCCAAAACGGCATGGATCGACCGCTGGAACGAAGTCTTCGGCATGTGA
- a CDS encoding ABC transporter permease, which translates to MTRFAGWILSLPATALVALFLVLPVGATIAATFADPLGITALYEAFFTSGFRRTVLWRTLEIALITTFFSVIVGFFTAYVVARASGRVKSLLIIAAVFPLLTGVIVRSFAWLIILGRNGILNSFLQWTGLTDAPISMLYTQGAVIVAMVYLFVPLMILTLVGVLENIPEDVIQAATSLGATPAAVFRQVVFPLAVPGLIVGAVLVFTGSFTAYATPALLGGERQMTMGTLLHQQAMVSFNWPGASTVAAIMVIVTVAVVLLMTRMARRLNPMAT; encoded by the coding sequence ATGACACGTTTTGCCGGCTGGATCCTCAGCCTGCCTGCCACGGCATTGGTGGCGCTGTTCCTTGTCCTCCCCGTGGGCGCGACGATTGCCGCGACCTTCGCCGATCCGCTGGGCATCACAGCGCTTTATGAGGCGTTCTTCACCAGCGGCTTTCGCCGCACCGTCTTGTGGCGGACGTTGGAGATCGCCCTGATCACCACCTTCTTTTCTGTGATTGTCGGATTTTTCACGGCCTATGTCGTGGCCCGCGCTTCGGGGCGGGTAAAGAGTTTGCTGATCATTGCGGCGGTGTTTCCGCTGCTGACTGGGGTGATCGTGCGGTCGTTCGCATGGCTCATCATTCTGGGCCGCAACGGCATCCTGAACTCGTTCCTGCAATGGACCGGGTTAACTGATGCGCCCATAAGCATGCTCTACACGCAGGGAGCGGTGATCGTGGCGATGGTCTATCTGTTTGTGCCGCTGATGATCCTGACGCTGGTCGGCGTGCTGGAGAATATTCCCGAAGACGTCATTCAGGCGGCAACCTCGCTTGGCGCGACGCCTGCGGCGGTGTTCCGTCAGGTGGTGTTCCCGCTGGCGGTGCCGGGGCTGATCGTGGGGGCGGTGCTGGTGTTCACCGGGTCCTTCACCGCCTATGCTACGCCAGCGCTCCTCGGGGGGGAGCGTCAGATGACCATGGGCACGCTGCTGCACCAGCAAGCGATGGTTTCGTTCAACTGGCCCGGCGCCTCGACCGTGGCGGCGATCATGGTGATCGTCACGGTGGCGGTGGTCCTTCTGATGACGCGGATGGCGCGTCGTCTCAACCCGATGGCGACATGA
- a CDS encoding ABC transporter permease produces MMRLPTHPLLIVFTVLVYLFLMGPLVIVFGAALSDTTFLTFPPQGLSLRWFERVFEITAFRRTMLTSLQIATMATAMALVIGIPAAYALNRYRIQLPGWLSTVFVLPILVPEIVLGFSLLRSVSVDQNVPIFTTLLIGHTLLVLPYCVRVISASLASFDFAVEEAAISLGSRPLKTFFTIILPNVRSGVIAAFILAFITSINDVSVSLFLTGPGVSTLPIQLLAHMEQFFDPTVASVSVLLMLLTVAVMAVVEWTLGLTFLAK; encoded by the coding sequence ATGATGCGGCTTCCCACACATCCCTTGCTGATCGTTTTCACGGTCTTGGTTTATCTGTTCCTGATGGGGCCGCTGGTCATCGTGTTTGGCGCGGCGCTGTCAGATACCACCTTTCTGACCTTCCCGCCGCAAGGTCTCAGCCTGCGCTGGTTTGAGCGGGTGTTCGAAATCACGGCCTTCCGCCGCACCATGCTGACCAGCCTGCAGATCGCGACCATGGCCACCGCGATGGCACTGGTGATCGGTATTCCCGCCGCCTATGCGCTGAACCGCTACCGCATCCAGTTGCCCGGGTGGCTGTCGACGGTCTTCGTGCTGCCCATTCTGGTGCCCGAAATCGTACTGGGCTTTTCGCTGCTCCGCTCAGTCTCGGTCGACCAGAACGTGCCGATCTTCACCACGCTCTTGATCGGTCACACGCTGTTGGTGCTGCCCTATTGCGTGCGGGTCATAAGTGCCAGCCTTGCCTCTTTCGACTTCGCGGTCGAGGAGGCGGCGATCAGCCTGGGCAGCCGACCGCTGAAGACGTTCTTCACCATCATTCTGCCCAATGTCCGTTCCGGGGTGATCGCCGCGTTCATCCTGGCCTTCATCACCTCGATCAACGATGTTTCGGTATCGCTGTTTCTGACCGGCCCTGGCGTATCCACGCTTCCCATCCAGCTTCTGGCCCATATGGAGCAGTTCTTCGATCCGACCGTCGCGTCGGTGTCGGTTCTGCTGATGCTTCTGACCGTGGCTGTCATGGCCGTCGTGGAATGGACGCTGGGCCTTACCTTCCTTGCGAAATGA
- a CDS encoding ABC transporter ATP-binding protein gives MTQPLHIENLSAHYGKTQVLDDLSLSLAAGELVSLLGASGCGKTTTLRLIAGFMQPTTGSITLGGRDLTKLAAHKRDIGLVFQSYALFPHMSVRDNVAFGLKQRGITGAARRSSTDAMLERVGLAALADRLPGALSGGQRQRVALARALVIEPPLLMFDEPLSNLDAKLRVDMRVEIRKLQRANGTTSVYVTHDQEEAFSISDRVAIMHAGRIMQLDTPEVLYQRPANVFVARFVGFENLIPMQVTARDGDAVQAAGDGGIALSLSQASFGPIPDRFILAARADGLVVDAAGTAGIPAELGLRTYLGRAYQYQCTTPAGDFLANGPQSAPLEPGARAMLVPDPEQCCILKAE, from the coding sequence ATGACCCAACCCCTGCATATCGAGAACCTCTCCGCCCATTATGGCAAGACCCAGGTTCTGGACGATCTTTCCCTCAGCCTTGCTGCGGGTGAACTCGTATCGCTGCTTGGCGCATCGGGCTGCGGCAAGACCACGACGCTGCGCCTGATCGCGGGATTCATGCAGCCCACCACGGGAAGCATCACGCTGGGCGGGCGCGACCTGACGAAGCTGGCGGCGCATAAGCGCGACATCGGGCTGGTTTTTCAAAGCTACGCGCTGTTCCCGCATATGTCGGTGCGCGACAACGTGGCCTTCGGGCTGAAGCAACGCGGCATCACGGGCGCGGCGCGGCGTTCCAGCACCGACGCGATGCTGGAACGCGTGGGCCTTGCCGCACTTGCCGACCGGCTGCCCGGCGCGCTTTCGGGCGGGCAGCGGCAACGCGTGGCGCTGGCCCGCGCGCTGGTGATCGAGCCGCCGCTACTGATGTTCGATGAGCCGCTGTCGAATCTCGACGCCAAGTTGCGGGTCGATATGCGGGTGGAAATTCGCAAGCTGCAACGCGCCAATGGTACCACCTCGGTCTATGTCACGCACGATCAGGAAGAGGCATTTTCGATCTCGGACCGAGTGGCGATCATGCATGCGGGCCGGATCATGCAGCTTGATACGCCTGAGGTGCTGTATCAGCGCCCCGCCAATGTCTTCGTTGCCCGATTTGTCGGGTTCGAGAACCTGATCCCGATGCAGGTCACTGCGCGCGACGGCGACGCGGTGCAGGCGGCGGGCGATGGCGGCATTGCCCTGTCGCTGTCGCAAGCCAGCTTTGGTCCGATCCCCGACCGCTTCATCCTCGCCGCCCGCGCGGACGGGCTGGTGGTCGATGCCGCAGGCACTGCGGGCATTCCGGCCGAACTGGGTCTCCGTACCTATCTGGGCCGTGCGTATCAGTACCAATGCACGACACCTGCAGGCGATTTCCTGGCAAACGGCCCGCAGTCCGCGCCGCTGGAACCCGGCGCGCGTGCGATGCTGGTGCCCGACCCCGAGCAATGCTGTATCCTGAAGGCTGAATGA
- a CDS encoding amidohydrolase family protein: MRILFTNATILPCTPDMPVMEGAYLLVEGETILALGTGTPDVTADETLDLGGDILMPGMVNPHCHLAMTLFRGLGEDVDDRLFRYVLPMERKFVSPAMVRVGTALAALESIEAGVTTVADMYYYEAEVGRVLDRAGMRGIVGQTLADFNPPDHASMDEGFALVAALADEFAGHSRITASIAPHAPYSTGVPVMERIARWADDHQDVPVQIHLAEMTSENEWCATHHDMRPVQVVEAAGLLRPGLICAHCLHVTDDDIAAMADARVGVAHNARSNAKAGRGIAPVEAMRAAGIPVGIATDGPMSGNTLDLFAQFGPVSMFAKLLGKSRAPMPARDVIRMATIEGARVLGMDGSIGSLQPGKQADLIRIALDAPRMQPIYDHYATLVFSAMPSDVRDVMVAGRWLMRDRDVLTLERTQVMADAGQIATGFRAEMARIDAA; the protein is encoded by the coding sequence ATGCGTATCTTGTTTACCAATGCCACGATCCTGCCCTGCACCCCGGATATGCCTGTGATGGAGGGCGCATATCTGCTGGTTGAAGGCGAGACGATCCTTGCCCTGGGGACCGGTACGCCGGACGTTACCGCTGATGAGACGCTGGACCTTGGCGGCGACATCTTGATGCCTGGCATGGTCAACCCGCATTGCCACCTGGCCATGACCCTGTTCCGGGGCCTCGGCGAGGACGTGGATGACCGGCTGTTCCGCTATGTCCTGCCAATGGAGCGGAAATTCGTCAGTCCGGCCATGGTGCGCGTGGGCACGGCGCTTGCCGCGCTCGAGTCGATCGAGGCGGGCGTGACCACGGTGGCCGATATGTATTATTACGAGGCCGAAGTGGGCCGCGTGCTGGACCGCGCCGGGATGCGCGGCATCGTCGGGCAGACGCTGGCGGATTTCAACCCGCCTGACCACGCCAGCATGGATGAAGGCTTCGCGCTTGTCGCGGCGCTGGCGGATGAGTTCGCGGGCCATTCGCGGATTACCGCCTCCATCGCGCCGCATGCGCCCTATTCGACGGGCGTCCCGGTGATGGAACGGATCGCGCGTTGGGCCGACGACCATCAGGATGTGCCGGTGCAGATCCACCTCGCTGAAATGACGTCCGAGAATGAATGGTGTGCCACGCACCACGACATGCGCCCGGTTCAGGTGGTGGAGGCGGCGGGCCTGCTGCGTCCCGGGTTGATCTGCGCGCATTGCCTGCATGTGACCGATGATGACATCGCCGCCATGGCCGATGCGCGGGTCGGCGTGGCGCATAACGCGCGGTCGAATGCCAAGGCGGGACGTGGCATCGCGCCGGTCGAGGCGATGCGCGCCGCCGGTATCCCCGTCGGCATCGCCACCGATGGTCCGATGAGCGGGAATACTCTGGACCTTTTTGCGCAATTTGGCCCGGTGTCGATGTTCGCCAAGCTGCTGGGCAAAAGCCGCGCGCCGATGCCCGCGCGCGATGTGATCCGCATGGCTACGATCGAGGGCGCGCGGGTGCTGGGGATGGACGGCAGCATCGGCTCGCTCCAGCCCGGCAAGCAGGCCGACCTGATCCGCATCGCGCTGGACGCGCCCCGGATGCAGCCGATTTATGACCATTATGCCACGCTGGTCTTCTCGGCTATGCCCTCGGACGTGCGCGATGTGATGGTGGCGGGGCGCTGGCTGATGCGTGACCGTGACGTGCTGACCCTTGAACGCACACAGGTGATGGCTGATGCAGGACAGATCGCCACCGGCTTTCGTGCCGAAATGGCGCGGATCGACGCCGCTTGA
- a CDS encoding adenine deaminase has product MPNDLPPDLILDAQDEVTIRQDLVQVALGRRPADCLLRVGRLLDVATRTWLEDAEIAIRGRRIAYTGPAGTYTGTAREQQHRPTLAAVPGFGEVHKHIESAHLTPEHEAALVLPHGNTWTCEASHEFSNVNGTRNLEFWLMARQAGSPLKIFPLPGSAVPPTAYEGGGGYFDGADQAGFLRDSLMVAGLDEVMDWPAIHDAQNPSYARLWGMIGATLAQRGVVEGHGAGLRDLAAINAFAAAGLASDHEAWTAQEAWDKLRHGIFVQIRPHSMPDIIAGLLERGLQDWSQVAFATDDRSASDTLRMGATDYNVRLAIESGLPPEVAIQCVTLNPARHMRLTPYVGSLAPGRYADIVLLEDVASLQIAEVWADGKQVSQGAQYTGTLPKIDWPDWAVRTINLPRPAEASDFAIAAPESRTQVHAALLRPFHWADDFITTQLEVSDGQVQRDAARNITKFAVVDRYSGKGGTARMLWLGCGPATPDTAVGCTVAHDQHNIWVVGSSDAAMAQVVNKIRDNQGGWALATGGRIVADVRYEVGGLMTNRPAPDLDAEMAHLLAEGAKIDWLYEPTFSPRWFPGFPERLQFATLTCAPWRWVLVAPTQAVPQGFVNVQTGQTHPVVW; this is encoded by the coding sequence ATGCCGAACGACTTGCCGCCCGACCTGATCCTTGATGCGCAGGACGAAGTCACAATCCGGCAAGACCTGGTGCAGGTGGCCCTGGGCCGGCGCCCCGCAGATTGCCTGCTGCGCGTGGGGCGACTGCTGGACGTGGCGACGCGCACTTGGCTGGAGGATGCCGAGATCGCGATCCGGGGTCGGCGCATTGCATACACCGGCCCTGCGGGCACCTATACCGGCACCGCGCGCGAGCAACAGCACCGCCCCACGCTGGCCGCCGTCCCGGGCTTTGGTGAGGTGCATAAACACATCGAAAGCGCACATCTGACGCCCGAACACGAGGCCGCATTGGTCCTGCCGCATGGGAACACCTGGACCTGCGAGGCAAGTCATGAGTTTTCCAACGTCAATGGCACGCGCAATCTGGAATTCTGGCTGATGGCGCGGCAGGCCGGATCGCCACTGAAGATCTTCCCACTGCCGGGCTCCGCCGTGCCCCCCACCGCCTATGAAGGCGGTGGGGGCTATTTCGACGGCGCAGATCAGGCGGGTTTCCTGCGCGACAGCTTGATGGTCGCAGGGCTGGATGAAGTGATGGACTGGCCCGCGATCCATGACGCGCAAAACCCGTCTTATGCCCGCCTGTGGGGGATGATCGGCGCAACGCTGGCACAGCGCGGCGTGGTCGAGGGGCACGGCGCGGGCCTGCGCGACCTGGCCGCGATCAACGCCTTCGCTGCAGCGGGACTGGCGTCGGACCACGAGGCATGGACCGCGCAAGAAGCATGGGACAAGCTGCGCCACGGCATCTTTGTGCAAATCCGTCCGCATTCCATGCCCGACATCATCGCGGGTCTTTTGGAGCGCGGCTTGCAAGACTGGTCGCAGGTGGCCTTTGCCACTGATGACCGCAGCGCCTCGGACACACTGCGCATGGGCGCAACGGATTATAATGTCCGGCTTGCCATCGAGAGCGGCCTGCCGCCCGAGGTCGCGATCCAATGCGTCACCCTCAACCCCGCGCGGCACATGCGCCTGACACCCTATGTGGGCAGCCTTGCACCGGGGCGCTACGCAGATATCGTGCTGCTGGAAGACGTGGCAAGCCTGCAGATTGCCGAGGTCTGGGCAGATGGAAAACAGGTATCGCAGGGCGCGCAATATACCGGCACCCTGCCAAAGATCGACTGGCCGGACTGGGCAGTGCGCACCATCAATCTGCCGCGCCCGGCAGAAGCATCCGATTTCGCGATCGCCGCACCCGAGAGCCGGACGCAGGTGCATGCCGCGCTGCTTCGGCCCTTTCATTGGGCTGACGATTTCATCACCACCCAACTGGAGGTGTCCGACGGTCAGGTGCAGCGCGATGCCGCGCGCAACATCACCAAATTCGCCGTGGTGGACCGATATTCAGGCAAAGGGGGCACCGCGCGCATGTTGTGGCTGGGCTGTGGCCCCGCCACACCCGACACGGCGGTAGGCTGCACTGTCGCGCATGATCAGCACAACATATGGGTTGTCGGCTCATCCGACGCGGCCATGGCGCAGGTGGTGAACAAGATCCGGGACAATCAGGGCGGCTGGGCGCTGGCAACGGGCGGGCGCATCGTGGCTGATGTACGCTATGAGGTCGGCGGCCTGATGACCAACCGGCCCGCTCCGGATCTCGATGCCGAGATGGCGCATCTTCTGGCCGAGGGGGCAAAGATCGACTGGCTGTACGAGCCGACATTCTCGCCACGCTGGTTCCCGGGCTTCCCCGAACGGCTGCAATTCGCCACGCTGACCTGCGCGCCTTGGCGCTGGGTGCTGGTGGCCCCGACGCAGGCCGTGCCGCAAGGATTCGTCAATGTGCAGACCGGGCAAACCCATCCGGTCGTCTGGTAA
- a CDS encoding nucleoside hydrolase, translating into MTNALRVVIDTDPGIDDAVAILFALASPRFEVLGITTVAGNLGIDVTTRNAGRILALAGRSDIPVIAGAATPLARRGFDTAEIHGAGGLGGVDFPEPQAAAQGDAVAWLAGLLQREPAGSVEILALGPLTNIARLIADYPGAAARVRRIIAMGGAVEEPGNIGPRSEFNMAADPEAAQIVLTSPLAVTLVPLDVTRRVRATLDHVARLAQSARPGAQASAALIQAYFQSTEGRESRPLHDPCVMLLAEAPELFDCSPLRLSVDLRDDPGALGVVAGEGGPQVALQVRGADALSLLLDRLTTG; encoded by the coding sequence ATGACCAACGCCCTTCGCGTGGTGATCGACACCGACCCCGGCATCGACGATGCGGTGGCGATCCTGTTCGCGCTTGCCTCCCCCCGGTTCGAGGTTTTGGGGATCACCACGGTGGCGGGCAATCTGGGGATTGATGTCACCACGCGCAACGCCGGGCGCATTCTGGCGCTGGCTGGGCGGTCGGATATACCGGTGATTGCGGGTGCCGCGACCCCGCTGGCGCGCAGGGGCTTCGACACGGCCGAGATCCACGGCGCGGGCGGTCTGGGCGGGGTGGATTTCCCCGAGCCGCAGGCGGCGGCACAGGGCGACGCGGTGGCATGGTTGGCGGGTTTACTGCAGCGCGAACCGGCGGGCAGCGTTGAGATCCTGGCGCTGGGCCCACTGACCAATATCGCGCGGCTGATCGCCGATTATCCAGGTGCGGCGGCCCGCGTGCGGCGCATCATTGCCATGGGCGGCGCAGTGGAAGAACCGGGCAATATCGGCCCCCGGTCGGAATTCAACATGGCCGCAGACCCCGAGGCCGCGCAGATCGTGCTGACCTCACCCCTTGCGGTGACGTTGGTGCCACTGGACGTGACGCGCCGGGTGCGCGCGACGCTTGATCATGTGGCGCGACTTGCGCAATCGGCGCGCCCAGGGGCGCAGGCCAGCGCGGCGCTGATCCAAGCGTATTTCCAAAGCACCGAAGGCCGCGAAAGCCGTCCCCTGCATGATCCCTGCGTCATGCTTCTTGCCGAGGCGCCAGAGCTGTTTGACTGTTCACCCCTGCGGCTCTCGGTCGATCTGCGCGATGATCCCGGCGCACTGGGCGTCGTTGCGGGGGAAGGTGGTCCGCAGGTGGCATTGCAGGTCCGGGGTGCGGACGCCTTGTCGCTGCTGCTGGACCGCCTGACGACTGGCTGA
- a CDS encoding amidohydrolase translates to MTHDIDPAGLAALIALRRDLHAHPELGFEEARTSAMVADALRACGCDVQTGIGGTGVVGTLRCGEGNRAIALRADMDALAMTEAAEGRPHASRTPGRMHACGHDGHTVMLLGAAQHLARRRNFSGTVHFIFQPAEEGLGGAKAMLADGLFARFPADRVYGLHNMPNIPVGQIAVVQGPQLAASDRWEVSFTGQGTHGAKPHLGQDVVTAAGAFLAALHSIVARQVDPLHPAVISACAVETGNFAALNVIPDSARIGGTARSFDAGVRDLIEGAIGQLAHGIAATYGLRAAYEYRRGMPPVINVEAPTAIAQAAADRALGHVMTAFPPSSAGDDFAELAAVVPGCYVWLGNGPAADGALHHSTRYDFNDDAIAPGVAFWSELVETDLAL, encoded by the coding sequence ATGACCCACGACATCGACCCCGCCGGACTGGCAGCGCTGATCGCGCTGCGCCGCGACCTGCATGCCCATCCCGAACTGGGCTTCGAGGAGGCGCGCACCAGCGCAATGGTGGCGGATGCCCTGCGCGCCTGCGGTTGCGATGTGCAGACCGGCATCGGCGGCACGGGCGTGGTTGGCACGCTGCGCTGTGGCGAGGGCAATCGCGCCATCGCTCTGCGCGCCGACATGGACGCGCTCGCCATGACGGAGGCGGCAGAAGGCCGCCCCCATGCCAGCCGTACCCCCGGGCGGATGCATGCGTGCGGCCATGACGGGCACACGGTAATGTTGCTGGGTGCGGCACAGCATCTGGCGCGGCGGCGCAATTTCAGCGGCACGGTGCATTTCATCTTCCAGCCCGCCGAGGAAGGGCTGGGCGGCGCCAAGGCGATGCTGGCCGATGGGCTGTTTGCGCGCTTTCCCGCCGACCGGGTGTACGGGCTGCATAACATGCCGAACATTCCCGTAGGCCAGATCGCGGTGGTCCAGGGCCCGCAATTGGCCGCATCCGACCGCTGGGAGGTCAGCTTCACCGGGCAAGGCACGCATGGTGCCAAGCCGCATCTGGGGCAGGACGTGGTGACGGCAGCGGGCGCCTTCCTTGCCGCCCTGCACAGTATCGTGGCGCGGCAGGTCGATCCGCTACACCCCGCCGTCATCAGCGCCTGCGCGGTAGAGACAGGCAATTTCGCGGCGCTGAATGTGATCCCCGACTCCGCCCGCATCGGCGGCACCGCGCGCAGCTTTGATGCCGGTGTGCGTGACCTGATCGAAGGGGCGATTGGCCAACTGGCGCACGGCATTGCCGCGACCTATGGCCTGCGCGCAGCGTATGAGTATCGCAGGGGGATGCCGCCGGTCATCAACGTCGAGGCCCCGACCGCGATCGCCCAGGCCGCCGCCGACCGGGCGCTGGGACACGTCATGACGGCGTTTCCGCCGTCGTCTGCAGGGGATGATTTTGCCGAACTGGCCGCTGTGGTGCCGGGCTGCTATGTCTGGTTGGGCAATGGCCCCGCCGCAGACGGGGCGCTTCACCATTCCACACGCTACGATTTCAACGATGATGCAATCGCCCCGGGCGTGGCCTTCTGGTCCGAACTGGTCGAAACCGATCTGGCTCTGTGA
- a CDS encoding phosphoribosyltransferase, which yields MPAAPHEYWQEIHPSGTFAMPDSGFDAMFPASLPDDRQICLPIRSLPDDPAAGVASLIINQASFAVADALIDGMAEHARVHAPEVIVGVPTLGLGPADGVARRLGHSRMVALGISRKFWYRDELSVDLRSITTPGGGKRLYLDPRMVPLLQGKRVVVIDDVLSSGSSLMAVLDLLALVGVTPVGAVFAMLQGDRWRAPLAGRGGLLALTGAIRTPRLKKVGGGWFPQAAAASADTDATG from the coding sequence ATGCCAGCCGCTCCGCATGAATACTGGCAGGAAATCCACCCGTCCGGCACTTTCGCGATGCCCGATTCGGGCTTTGACGCGATGTTCCCCGCCAGTCTGCCCGATGACCGCCAGATATGCCTGCCGATCCGCAGCCTGCCGGATGACCCTGCGGCGGGTGTCGCCTCGCTCATCATCAACCAGGCCAGTTTTGCGGTGGCCGACGCGCTGATTGACGGGATGGCTGAGCATGCCCGCGTCCACGCGCCCGAGGTTATCGTCGGCGTGCCGACGCTGGGGCTTGGCCCTGCCGACGGCGTGGCGCGGCGGCTGGGCCATAGCCGGATGGTGGCGTTGGGTATCTCGCGCAAGTTCTGGTACCGCGACGAACTTTCGGTCGACCTGCGCTCGATCACGACACCGGGCGGTGGCAAGCGGCTGTACCTCGACCCGCGCATGGTGCCGCTGTTGCAAGGCAAGCGGGTCGTGGTGATTGATGATGTGCTGAGTTCAGGCAGTTCGCTGATGGCAGTGCTGGACCTGCTGGCACTTGTCGGGGTGACGCCGGTGGGGGCGGTGTTTGCGATGCTTCAGGGGGACCGCTGGCGGGCACCGCTGGCTGGGCGCGGTGGCCTCCTGGCCCTGACAGGCGCGATCCGCACGCCGCGCCTGAAAAAAGTCGGGGGCGGCTGGTTCCCCCAGGCGGCTGCAGCCAGTGCGGATACCGACGCCACGGGCTGA